One part of the Carassius gibelio isolate Cgi1373 ecotype wild population from Czech Republic chromosome B6, carGib1.2-hapl.c, whole genome shotgun sequence genome encodes these proteins:
- the pacsin1b gene encoding protein kinase C and casein kinase substrate in neurons protein 1, translating to MSGAYDESAMSDETTDSFWEVGNYKRTVKRIEDGHRLCSDMMSCIQERAKIEKAYAQQLTDWSKRWRQLVERGPQYGTLERAWVALMTEAEKVSDLHQEVKNNLLNEDLEKVKNWQKEAYHKQMIGGFKETKEAEEGFRKAQKPWAKKLKELETAKKVYHMACKEEKIASTREANSKGEASVSSDQQKKLQEKLDKCKNDVQKAKEKYEKSLDELSRCTPQYMENMEVVFDQCQQFEEKRLSFLREVFLDIKRHLNLTESQSYAAVYRELERSITSASAQEDLRWFSSVHGPGMHMNWPQFEEFNPELSHSINKKEKVKRNHDGVTLTQVTHAVDQGTPQTANRGSVSSSEKNQQYSAEWSDDEQPPAAQPASETNGAGNPFEEESKGVRVRALYDYEGQEQDELTFKAGEELTKLEDEDEQGWCKGRLDSGQLGLYPANYVEPV from the exons ATGTCGGGTGCCTACGATGAATCCGCCATGTCCGACGAGACCACGGACAGTTTCTGGGAG GTTGGTAACTACAAGCGTACAGTGAAGCGAATCGAGGATGGCCATCGACTCTGCAGTGACATGATGAGTTGCATCCAGGAGCGTGCCAAGATCGAGAAGGCCTATGCGCAGCAGCTCACCGACTGGTCCAAGAGGTGGAGGCAGCTGGTGGAGAGAG GGCCGCAGTACGGGACTTTGGAGAGAGCCTGGGTCGCTCTGATGACAGAAGCAGAAAAGGTGAGCGACTTGCACCAGGAGGTGAAAAATAACCTGCTGAACGAGGACTTAGAGAAGGTGAAGAACTGGCAGAAAGAGGCCTACCACAAACAAATGATTGGCGGTTTCAAAGAAACCAAAGAGGCAGAAGAGGGTTTCCGAAAAGCCCAGAAACCTTGGGCCAAAAAACTCAAAGAG TTGGAAACAGCAAAGAAAGTGTACCACATGGcctgcaaagaagaaaaaattgcATCCACAAGGGAGGCCAACAGCAAAGGAGAGGCGTCAGTCTCATCAGATCAGCAAAAGAAACTCCAAGAGAAGTTGGACAAGTGCAAAAATGACGTTCAAAAG GCCAAAGAGAAATATGAGAAGAGCCTTGATGAGCTCAGCAGGTGCACGCCGCAGTACATGGAGAACATGGAGGTGGTGTTTGATCAGTGCCAGCAGTTTGAGGAGAAGAGGCTGAGCTTCCTTCGGGAAGTGTTTCTGGATATCAAACGCCATCTCAACCTCACCGAGAGCCAAAG CTATGCTGCAGTCTACAGGGAACTAGAGCGAAGCATCACCTCAGCCAGTGCTCAAGAAGACCTCAGGTGGTTCAGCAGCGTCCACGGACCAGGCATGCACATGAACTGGCCACAGTTTGAG GAGTTCAACCCAGAGCTGAGCCACTCCATTAATAAGAAAGAGAAGGTGAAGAGGAACCATGATGGAGTCACGCTGACTCAAGTCACACATGCTGTAGATCAGGGCACACCGCAGACTGCAAACCGGGGCAG CGTGAGCAGTTCTGAGAAGAACCAGCAGTATTCTGCCGAATGGTCCGATGACGAGCAGCCGCCCGCGGCTCAACCAGCCAGCGAAACAAACGGCGCTGGAAATCCGTTCGAAGAGGAGAGTAAAGGAGTGCGAGTGAGAGCGCTGTATGACTACGAGGGCCAGGAACAAGATGAGCTCACATTTAAAGCAG GAGAAGAGCTGACCAAACTGGAGGATGAGGACGAGCAGGGTTGGTGCAAAGGCCGGTTGGACAGCGGTCAGCTAGGCTTGTATCCAGCTAACTACGTCGAGCCTGTTTAG